DNA sequence from the Prolixibacter sp. SD074 genome:
TGCCCCAATATGGTGACAAGTTTCAATTAAAAAGAAGCCTTGCCAATTCGCCCAGGGGAATGGTTAGAACAATGAAATTAGGAATCCATTCAGTTCCGACCCTTCTCATTGATAATAAAATAACTTTTCGAAGTGTCCCCAAAAAGGAAGAATTAATTAATACCTTAAATAGTTTAATAAATCATTAAATTATGGAAATATGGAAGAAAAGAAAAAACTAAGATGTCCGCTTGGTATCCCGGGTGGAATCATTGCTGCCTTGATTGGCTTAATTGGAGTAGTTGTTAATATTATAGACTTCAATTGGTTTGAGTTAATAACCTCCTTTGCGCTCTTATTGCTAGCACTGCCATTTGTGCGGGTAACGATGATGGTTCACATGGCCAACGACCGATTGGATGAATTAGAAAATAACTTAAAAACAAATAAATAAAGGAGATATGACTATGCTAAAAATTGGAATTATCATTGGTAGTACCCGACCGGGACGCAACGCTGAACAAGTTGCTAAATGGGTATATGATTTTGCATCAAAACGAAACGATGCAGAATATGAATTAGTTGACCTTAAAGATTACAATTTACCTTTGCTTGATGAAGCTTATCCGGCTTCCTTTGGCCAATATTCGAATGAACATACAAAAGCCTGGGCAGAAAAAATTAAATCGCTCGATGCTTTTATATTTGTAAACGGAGAATATAACCACTCGATACCCGGTGCCTTAAAAAATGCATTGGACTATTTGTATGCCGAATGGAACAATAAAGCGGCCAGCTTT
Encoded proteins:
- a CDS encoding thioredoxin family protein, with the translated sequence MFYTLTCPNCKILKRMLDEVLPQYGDKFQLKRSLANSPRGMVRTMKLGIHSVPTLLIDNKITFRSVPKKEELINTLNSLINH
- a CDS encoding NADPH-dependent FMN reductase; this translates as MTMLKIGIIIGSTRPGRNAEQVAKWVYDFASKRNDAEYELVDLKDYNLPLLDEAYPASFGQYSNEHTKAWAEKIKSLDAFIFVNGEYNHSIPGALKNALDYLYAEWNNKAASFVSYGSAGGARAVEHLRLVLSELQVAHVRTQVLLSLFTDFENFSVFKPAPLHSDNLNAMLDQLISWGNALKTLRK